One segment of Panicum virgatum strain AP13 chromosome 3K, P.virgatum_v5, whole genome shotgun sequence DNA contains the following:
- the LOC120698346 gene encoding uncharacterized protein LOC120698346 yields MIVDRWCSQEWVEMHEAARQRRLLMPGASHHQGNRNLKAYVARYSASHGGVPCTQVQAYCLAHKGKATSDVTFNPQDPPEVYSNASVHSRLSGYTSMAQEVHGPEFDAINEPIDGEVVMRAGGGKKHGRYWFGDSLVDTATTPTLSHIRARSTSSSPAIRPRPDTTQTQIEAVKAQMEAAFQARQEAAEERWRAERDDIQQKLDQALTFMQSLGSAMGVSPPQFPPAPLVRRAETPPTVSGFDSYRVSECLSDLALT; encoded by the exons ATGATAGTGGACCGGTGGTGCTCGCAAGAGTGGGTGGAGATGCACGAGGCTGCCCGGCAGCGACGTTTGCTGATGCCAGGTGCATCGCACCATCAGGGCAACCGTAACCTCAAGGCGTACGTGGCTAGATAT TCGGCGTCACATGGTGGTGTGCCTTGCACCCAAGTCCAGGCATACTGTTTGGCCCACAAAGGAAAGGCGACGTCCGATGTCACCTTCAACCCGCAGGATCCGCCCGAAGTGTACAGCAACGCAAGCGTCCACAGCCGCCTCAGTGGGTACACCTCGATGGCACAAGAAGTTCATGGGCCAGAGTTTGATGCGATCAATGAGCCCATTGATGGAGAAGTCGTCATGAGggcgggaggaggcaagaagcatggaCGGTACTGGTTTGGCGACAGCTTAGTCGACACGGCGactactcccactctctcaCATATTCGAGCCAGGAGTACCAGCTCAAGCCCtgccatacgcccacggccagACACTACACAGACTCAGATTGAGGCTGTCAAG GCCCAGATGGAAGCAGCCTTCCAAGCACGGCAggaggcggcagaggagaggtGGAGGGCCGAGCGGGACGACATCCAGCAAAAATTGGATCAAGCTCTAACATTTATGCAAAGCCTGGGCTCGGCGATGGGTGTTTCGCCTCCACAATTCCCTCCGGCCCCACTTGTTCGTCGTGCAGAAACTCCTCCTACCGTAAGTGGTTTTGACTCCTATCGAGTTTCGGAATGTCTTAGTGACTTAGCATTAACCTAG